In Kitasatospora gansuensis, a genomic segment contains:
- a CDS encoding DNA-binding protein: MKIDKPDERVVKTERGMTLREVLSLPVTINVTTAASALGMGPNKAYEAIKAGTFPLDLIVVSGTRRVLTASLWRLLQVDGLVMDS, translated from the coding sequence ATGAAGATCGACAAGCCTGATGAGCGGGTCGTGAAGACCGAGCGGGGCATGACGCTGCGCGAGGTCCTGAGTCTGCCCGTCACGATCAACGTGACGACGGCGGCGAGCGCACTCGGGATGGGCCCGAACAAGGCGTACGAGGCGATCAAGGCGGGGACCTTCCCGCTGGACCTGATCGTCGTGAGCGGCACACGGCGTGTGCTCACCGCGTCCTTGTGGAGGCTCCTCCAAGTCGACGGACTTGTCATGGACTCGTGA
- a CDS encoding helix-turn-helix domain-containing protein has translation MDARSWSARYTAEKAGVKHTTLNDLLAGRALPGLSTIVGLEIALQLDLYPAGLWAEIAESGDQARGGRADLAG, from the coding sequence ATGGATGCCCGGTCGTGGTCAGCGAGGTACACCGCCGAGAAGGCGGGCGTGAAGCACACGACACTCAACGACCTGCTGGCCGGACGGGCCCTACCCGGCCTGTCGACCATCGTCGGCCTGGAGATCGCCCTCCAGCTCGACCTGTACCCGGCCGGGCTGTGGGCCGAGATCGCGGAGAGCGGCGACCAGGCCCGAGGAGGCCGCGCCGACCTGGCCGGATGA
- a CDS encoding ParB N-terminal domain-containing protein, which translates to MPQRKPVDRIVDSLLPLAVPIGDLIRYHRNPRRGDVNSVADSLYWHGQFKPIVVNRGTLTGRPSEILAGNHTWDAAVQRGWDQIAVTWVDVDDDDAAKIVIVDNRTSDLAGYDTELLADILSALPDLDGTGYDQDAVDDLLDSIELPSQLAAETTEREGDKTADEHLQWGFVQWDTTRVQITKEEVERLNNVHDAFYTARGTDTGFAHYLLDQHDAQRELADA; encoded by the coding sequence GTGCCTCAGCGCAAGCCCGTCGACCGGATCGTCGACTCCCTGCTGCCCCTCGCCGTCCCGATCGGCGACCTGATCCGCTACCACCGCAACCCGCGACGCGGCGACGTGAACTCCGTCGCCGACTCCCTGTACTGGCACGGCCAGTTCAAGCCCATCGTCGTCAACCGCGGCACCCTGACCGGCCGACCGTCCGAGATCCTGGCCGGCAACCACACCTGGGACGCCGCCGTACAGCGCGGCTGGGACCAGATCGCCGTCACCTGGGTCGACGTGGACGACGACGACGCCGCGAAGATCGTCATCGTCGACAACCGCACCTCCGACCTCGCCGGGTACGACACCGAACTCCTCGCCGACATCCTGTCCGCCCTGCCCGACCTCGACGGCACCGGCTACGACCAAGACGCCGTGGACGACCTCCTCGACTCGATCGAGCTGCCGTCCCAGCTCGCCGCCGAGACGACCGAGCGGGAGGGCGACAAGACCGCCGACGAACACCTCCAGTGGGGCTTCGTCCAGTGGGACACGACCCGCGTGCAGATCACCAAGGAGGAGGTGGAGCGGCTGAACAACGTCCACGACGCCTTCTACACCGCGCGCGGCACCGACACCGGCTTCGCCCACTACCTCCTCGACCAGCACGACGCGCAGCGGGAGCTGGCCGATGCCTGA
- a CDS encoding major capsid protein: MSLQDLIKGVSSADLTTFARAIPTPADFLLTSTVFPTLVVPEVKWRIKSNGRRVNTAKYRAYDASVAFAERTAWETTREGLLPALGQKLIVGEQQQILLEQAHGADQDRLLELLFDDAERHIEAIRSRLELAAGDVLVDGRFTLDAATENGLSIEVDFGVPAGNMPVAPKPWSDPTSDPLADELGWLQYLDDLGAPEPELVVTSKRAFSYLARNNAYRAAYYRSVNPSNTPTRTLTVSEVNAVRNDYGLPPVTLYKAQVNVDGTATKVLPDDRWIMLPPDRAKWGQTIYGVTAEALVLARGTNPEIVKEDAPGIVLTRGVQDDPVQIWTKGGAVAMPVLHTPDCHIVAKVL; encoded by the coding sequence ATGTCCCTCCAGGACCTCATCAAGGGCGTCTCGTCGGCCGACCTGACCACCTTCGCCCGCGCCATCCCCACCCCGGCGGACTTCCTCCTCACCAGCACCGTCTTCCCGACCCTCGTCGTCCCCGAGGTGAAGTGGCGGATCAAGAGCAACGGCCGCCGCGTCAACACCGCCAAGTACCGCGCCTACGACGCCTCCGTGGCGTTCGCCGAGCGGACCGCGTGGGAGACCACCCGCGAAGGGCTGCTCCCTGCCCTGGGCCAGAAGCTCATCGTCGGCGAGCAGCAGCAGATCCTCCTGGAGCAGGCGCACGGCGCCGACCAGGACCGGCTGCTGGAGCTGCTGTTCGACGACGCCGAGCGGCACATCGAGGCGATCCGCTCGCGGCTCGAACTCGCCGCCGGTGACGTGCTGGTGGACGGCCGCTTCACTCTCGACGCGGCCACCGAGAACGGGCTGAGCATCGAGGTGGACTTCGGCGTCCCGGCCGGCAACATGCCGGTCGCCCCCAAGCCGTGGTCCGACCCGACCTCGGACCCACTCGCCGACGAACTCGGCTGGCTCCAGTACCTGGACGACCTCGGCGCACCCGAACCGGAGCTCGTCGTCACCTCCAAGCGGGCGTTCAGCTACCTCGCCCGCAACAACGCCTACCGGGCCGCCTACTACCGGAGCGTCAACCCCTCCAACACCCCGACCCGCACCCTCACCGTCTCCGAGGTCAACGCCGTCCGCAACGACTACGGTCTCCCCCCGGTGACTCTCTACAAGGCCCAGGTCAACGTGGACGGGACGGCGACCAAGGTCCTCCCGGACGACCGGTGGATCATGCTGCCGCCGGACCGGGCGAAGTGGGGCCAGACCATCTACGGGGTCACCGCCGAGGCTCTGGTCCTCGCGCGGGGCACCAACCCGGAGATCGTCAAGGAGGACGCCCCGGGCATCGTCCTCACCCGCGGTGTCCAGGACGACCCGGTGCAGATCTGGACCAAGGGCGGGGCGGTCGCCATGCCGGTCCTGCACACCCCGGACTGCCACATCGTGGCCAAGGTCCTGTGA
- a CDS encoding terminase large subunit domain-containing protein, with protein MSATDDLVEQYRRLPAERRRAIAEQASPALRTRLAKVERDMALRYSPGSLAAVLTDGREMQAAHLDLIDDAFRRIAAGETVRLLLTMPPRHGKSRRAARWAPLWYLLQRPDHRVMIASYSSDLADDHGRWIRDAITEWGEQLGITLHPGSKAAHRFDIAGREGGLFAAGVGGGLTGKGANLAIVDDPIKDDAEAQSPTQRRKLWEWWQAVLLTRVEPGGSVIVIQTRWHEDDLAGRILAGETASDWTIIDLPAIADSPDDALGRKVGQPLWPARYGHKALAGIRRAVGERVWWSLFMQKPRPVEGGVWQRAWIDRARVTPVEFAGAEMARVVVAVDPSGGDSAVNDETGIIGLASDFHEQLYVVADESGTLGANDWGLTACRLALSLRADAIVVEANYGGNMAKQVLTQAWDQLARDGEARGQLMPMIVEVNAKVGKRLRAEPVAQLYEQGRVHHVGHYPELEGQMATWVPGMDSPDRMDAAVHGLTELAGAGLDALSQGLDDGRLRGRR; from the coding sequence GTGAGCGCGACGGACGACCTGGTCGAGCAGTACCGGCGGCTTCCGGCGGAGCGGCGCCGGGCGATTGCCGAGCAGGCGTCGCCGGCGCTGCGCACCAGGCTGGCCAAGGTCGAGCGGGACATGGCGCTGCGGTACTCGCCCGGGTCGCTCGCCGCGGTGCTGACCGACGGCCGGGAGATGCAGGCGGCTCACCTGGACCTGATCGACGACGCGTTCCGGCGGATCGCTGCGGGGGAGACGGTCCGGCTGCTGCTGACGATGCCGCCCCGGCACGGCAAGAGCCGCCGTGCCGCCCGGTGGGCGCCCCTGTGGTACCTCCTCCAGCGGCCGGACCACCGGGTCATGATCGCCTCGTACTCGAGCGACCTGGCGGACGACCACGGCCGGTGGATCCGCGATGCGATCACCGAGTGGGGTGAGCAGCTCGGCATCACCCTCCACCCGGGGTCGAAGGCCGCGCACCGGTTCGACATCGCGGGCAGGGAGGGCGGCCTGTTCGCGGCCGGTGTCGGCGGTGGCCTCACCGGCAAGGGCGCCAACTTGGCGATCGTCGATGACCCGATCAAGGACGACGCAGAAGCCCAATCGCCCACTCAGCGGCGCAAGTTGTGGGAGTGGTGGCAGGCCGTCTTGCTGACCCGGGTGGAGCCCGGAGGGTCGGTGATCGTCATTCAGACGAGGTGGCACGAGGATGATCTTGCTGGGCGGATCCTCGCCGGGGAGACCGCGTCGGACTGGACGATCATCGACCTGCCTGCCATCGCGGACAGCCCGGACGACGCGCTCGGGCGGAAGGTCGGCCAGCCGCTGTGGCCTGCCCGGTACGGGCACAAGGCGCTGGCCGGCATCCGGCGTGCGGTCGGCGAGCGGGTGTGGTGGAGCCTGTTCATGCAGAAGCCCCGCCCGGTCGAGGGCGGGGTGTGGCAGCGGGCCTGGATCGACCGGGCCCGGGTGACGCCAGTGGAGTTCGCCGGCGCGGAGATGGCCCGGGTCGTCGTCGCGGTCGACCCCTCCGGCGGGGACTCCGCCGTCAACGACGAGACCGGCATCATCGGGCTCGCCTCCGACTTCCACGAGCAGCTGTACGTCGTCGCGGACGAGTCCGGCACGCTCGGGGCGAACGACTGGGGCCTCACCGCGTGCAGGCTGGCGCTCAGCCTGCGGGCCGACGCCATCGTGGTGGAGGCCAACTACGGCGGGAACATGGCCAAGCAGGTGCTCACGCAGGCGTGGGACCAGCTCGCCCGGGACGGTGAGGCCCGAGGTCAGCTGATGCCGATGATCGTGGAGGTCAACGCGAAGGTCGGCAAACGGCTCCGGGCCGAGCCTGTGGCGCAGCTGTACGAGCAGGGCCGTGTCCACCATGTCGGCCACTACCCGGAGTTGGAAGGTCAGATGGCGACGTGGGTCCCCGGGATGGACTCCCCGGACCGGATGGACGCCGCAGTCCATGGCCTGACGGAACTGGCCGGTGCCGGGCTCGACGCTCTGTCGCAGGGCCTGGACGACGGCCGACTTCGCGGCAGGCGCTGA
- a CDS encoding zinc ribbon domain-containing protein — MAPRIFGFADAAKRALLEDEAQAVQSVVERRTGGEPFAVGAAFLRDAGFVGTLGSPFSGKTLARLLRNPAIAGLTYDADGNLVDAGHPGMITPAQFAKLQKQDAIEAAKKDKDGKPAEAVPDYDYLFGSTDLVTCGMCGASTQGLRTNAGHPGYCCPDGPRADRPGECGKVRISAGLLEDHLGEHIVARLMLPGTQEALEAARAEAQRELEEHRARLAEVRETVDSLGTMVLHREITAKSAGIAKAEAARETKALNRAIRRLECAASTPVTGSVEELVTWWNTAPTEAKRGLALLMLWRVDIFQGGRGTRTIKPGRVKLWWRHLPPPPDLRTAK; from the coding sequence GTGGCACCGAGAATCTTCGGCTTCGCGGACGCGGCCAAGCGCGCCTTGCTCGAAGACGAGGCACAGGCAGTGCAGTCGGTCGTAGAGCGCCGCACCGGCGGGGAGCCCTTCGCCGTAGGCGCGGCCTTCCTGCGCGACGCGGGCTTCGTCGGCACTCTCGGCTCCCCGTTCTCGGGCAAGACCCTGGCCCGGCTCCTGCGGAACCCGGCCATCGCCGGTCTCACGTACGACGCGGACGGCAACCTGGTCGACGCCGGCCACCCGGGCATGATCACCCCTGCCCAGTTCGCCAAGCTCCAGAAGCAGGACGCCATCGAGGCGGCGAAGAAGGACAAGGACGGCAAGCCCGCCGAGGCGGTGCCCGACTACGACTACCTCTTCGGCTCCACCGACCTGGTGACGTGCGGCATGTGCGGCGCCAGCACCCAGGGGCTGCGCACTAACGCGGGCCACCCCGGCTACTGCTGTCCGGACGGGCCCCGCGCCGACCGGCCGGGGGAGTGCGGCAAGGTCCGCATCTCCGCCGGACTCCTCGAAGACCATCTCGGCGAGCACATCGTCGCCCGCCTGATGCTGCCCGGCACCCAGGAGGCCCTGGAGGCCGCACGCGCCGAGGCGCAGCGGGAGCTGGAGGAGCACCGGGCCCGGCTGGCGGAGGTCCGCGAGACCGTCGACTCCCTCGGGACGATGGTGCTGCACCGGGAGATCACCGCTAAGAGCGCCGGGATCGCCAAGGCCGAGGCCGCACGGGAGACGAAGGCCCTCAACCGGGCAATTCGCCGCCTGGAGTGCGCTGCGTCGACGCCGGTCACCGGCAGCGTCGAGGAACTGGTCACATGGTGGAACACGGCACCGACGGAGGCGAAGCGCGGACTGGCCCTGCTGATGCTGTGGCGTGTCGACATTTTCCAGGGCGGGCGGGGGACGCGCACGATCAAGCCCGGCCGGGTGAAGCTGTGGTGGCGTCACCTACCGCCGCCGCCCGATCTGCGCACCGCCAAGTAG
- a CDS encoding IS110 family transposase yields the protein MVSPKFFAGVDWSEHLNDLAVVDRSGEVIASTRFEATPAGVRDALAVLSGLRTSHTFSRRSVPVAIEASRGLLVNALRRHSQTVIPIHPSTVARYRGRLNPGNRKKSDAGDAALLANILRTDGHAHRPLHTNSEEADAVGALTRAQLRASRTRQYHYLQLRSQLRAVHPAAVTAWGHLDGRLVRPEAREVIALAPSSGQAARLTRRQIRAALDRAGRTRLLDSETDRLFTLFREPVLRNPPAVEDALGQEVLATLRLLGEACLSVDELTSAAGELFSQHPQSRIYLSFPGVGLLTGARLLSELGDDPTRFATAKGLAAYAGARPFTWASGTSRTVLHRRVAANKRLAAYGHYWAFTSLTKSPQCRAHYDKRRAAGDRHNAALRRLFGKLLASLHHCLLHDELFDPEAAWPRPPGPA from the coding sequence GTGGTATCGCCGAAGTTCTTCGCCGGCGTCGACTGGTCGGAGCACCTCAACGATCTCGCCGTGGTCGACCGGTCCGGCGAAGTCATCGCCAGCACACGGTTTGAGGCGACCCCGGCCGGAGTCCGCGACGCCCTCGCGGTGCTCTCCGGCCTACGGACCAGTCACACCTTCTCGCGCCGGTCGGTGCCGGTCGCGATCGAGGCCAGCCGCGGCCTGCTCGTCAACGCGCTGCGCCGCCACAGCCAGACCGTGATCCCGATCCACCCGTCCACCGTCGCCCGGTACCGGGGCCGTCTCAACCCCGGCAACCGGAAGAAGTCCGACGCTGGGGACGCCGCGCTCCTCGCCAACATCCTGCGCACCGACGGCCACGCCCACCGCCCGCTGCACACCAACTCCGAGGAAGCCGACGCGGTCGGCGCCCTGACCCGCGCCCAGCTCCGAGCCTCCCGGACCCGCCAGTACCACTACCTCCAGCTGCGCTCGCAGCTGCGGGCGGTGCACCCGGCCGCCGTGACCGCCTGGGGGCACCTGGACGGCCGACTCGTTCGCCCCGAGGCGCGGGAGGTGATCGCCCTCGCCCCGAGCAGCGGCCAAGCCGCCCGTCTCACCCGCAGGCAGATCCGCGCCGCACTCGATCGCGCCGGCCGGACCCGGCTCCTCGACTCCGAGACGGATCGCCTGTTCACCCTGTTCCGCGAGCCGGTCCTGCGCAACCCCCCGGCAGTGGAAGACGCCCTCGGGCAAGAAGTCCTCGCCACTCTGCGGCTCCTCGGCGAAGCCTGCCTGAGCGTTGACGAACTCACCTCCGCAGCAGGCGAGTTGTTCAGCCAGCACCCGCAGTCCCGCATCTACCTGTCCTTCCCCGGCGTCGGACTGCTCACCGGCGCGCGCCTGCTCAGCGAACTCGGAGACGACCCCACGCGCTTCGCCACCGCGAAGGGCCTCGCCGCCTACGCCGGAGCCCGACCGTTCACCTGGGCGAGCGGCACCTCCCGCACCGTCCTGCACCGCAGGGTCGCGGCGAACAAGCGCCTGGCCGCGTACGGGCACTACTGGGCGTTCACCTCGCTGACGAAGTCCCCACAGTGCCGAGCCCACTACGACAAGCGGCGGGCCGCCGGCGACCGGCACAACGCCGCCCTGCGGCGCCTGTTCGGGAAGCTGCTCGCCTCCCTGCACCACTGTCTCCTCCACGACGAGCTGTTCGACCCGGAGGCGGCGTGGCCACGGCCTCCCGGCCCTGCCTGA
- a CDS encoding ParB N-terminal domain-containing protein, whose translation MPEFIESYPIGQLKPAPYNPRRLTEEAFDRLQRSLALFGCVKPVIVNGNHILVAGHQRTKSLKAIGQTHAPAILLDGHVSTQDEVQFNLLHNSIETDGSKVRVPASGPDGHGWEWIAPEDVTAVSRSNPAIQAEIRRLVTRYGTWGSVVADHDGRVILNNDYAVVVSDLKLPLLCYRLSVQEADELAVWLDGDYGVYDYTQLGIRAYNQHWCQMHRLGGDDGDSNKSTTYEQHVLPALRPGQRVMDFGAGELAYIKQIKDQGFDAHWYEPHVKAAGKQNALDVAATVSHIRDLQRDIPANGLYDVVVLDSVINSITSLEFEAAVVIACNSLLAKGGTFYTGTRSLGSVERRVSGKKARNNGRYRRSIEFLDENGFTASFRAGVWTMQRFHDPASLRKLMERYFEEVDIRGNPNGGNIYAVCRKPKALPEEQRRAALELEFNMEYPGDYRHNRHRPLVEALMRACRERDGA comes from the coding sequence ATGCCTGAGTTCATCGAGTCCTACCCGATCGGGCAGCTCAAGCCCGCCCCGTACAACCCGCGCCGCCTCACAGAGGAGGCGTTCGACCGGCTCCAGCGGTCCCTGGCCCTGTTCGGCTGCGTGAAGCCCGTCATCGTCAACGGCAACCACATCCTCGTCGCAGGCCACCAGCGAACCAAGTCGCTGAAGGCCATCGGGCAGACCCACGCCCCGGCGATCCTCCTCGACGGCCACGTCTCCACGCAGGACGAAGTGCAGTTCAACCTGCTGCACAACTCCATCGAGACGGACGGCTCCAAGGTCCGGGTGCCGGCGTCCGGGCCGGACGGGCACGGCTGGGAGTGGATCGCCCCCGAGGACGTGACCGCGGTGTCCCGCTCCAATCCGGCGATCCAGGCGGAGATCCGCCGCCTGGTCACCCGGTACGGCACCTGGGGCTCAGTCGTCGCCGACCACGACGGCCGGGTCATCCTGAACAACGACTACGCGGTGGTCGTGAGCGACCTCAAGCTGCCGCTGCTGTGCTACCGGCTGTCCGTGCAGGAAGCCGACGAGCTGGCCGTGTGGCTGGACGGCGACTACGGCGTCTACGACTACACCCAGCTCGGCATTCGCGCCTACAACCAGCACTGGTGCCAGATGCACCGCCTGGGCGGCGACGACGGCGACTCCAACAAGTCCACCACCTACGAGCAGCACGTCCTTCCCGCGCTGCGCCCCGGCCAGCGGGTCATGGACTTCGGCGCCGGAGAGCTCGCCTACATCAAGCAGATCAAGGACCAGGGCTTCGACGCGCACTGGTACGAGCCGCACGTCAAGGCCGCCGGCAAGCAGAACGCCTTGGATGTCGCGGCGACCGTCAGCCACATCCGGGACCTTCAGCGGGACATCCCAGCGAACGGCCTGTACGACGTCGTCGTGCTCGACAGCGTCATCAACTCGATCACGTCGCTGGAGTTCGAGGCGGCCGTCGTCATCGCCTGCAACTCGCTGCTCGCCAAGGGCGGCACCTTCTACACCGGGACGCGTTCCCTCGGCTCGGTCGAGCGCAGGGTCAGCGGCAAGAAGGCCCGCAACAACGGCCGCTACCGCCGGTCGATCGAGTTCCTGGACGAGAACGGCTTCACCGCGAGCTTCCGCGCCGGCGTCTGGACGATGCAGCGGTTCCACGATCCGGCGTCCTTGCGGAAGTTGATGGAGCGGTACTTCGAGGAGGTCGACATCCGGGGCAACCCCAACGGCGGCAACATCTACGCCGTGTGCCGGAAGCCGAAGGCCCTGCCGGAGGAGCAGCGGCGGGCCGCCCTGGAGTTGGAGTTCAACATGGAGTACCCGGGGGACTACCGGCACAACCGTCACCGGCCGCTGGTCGAGGCGCTGATGCGGGCCTGCCGGGAGCGCGACGGCGCTTAG
- a CDS encoding head decoration protein, giving the protein MTVQPITTTANLAHGRPWLASLHGTDQTETVTIDASKLTAGTHYVASTDPTQPYSRVLSGVPLGKITASGLYGPYDPAAADGRQILAGLVFDEALFAPGQPKIPCALLWHGSARASKIPGGIDVTKITASPAGALIRWGA; this is encoded by the coding sequence TTGACCGTCCAGCCGATCACCACCACGGCGAACCTCGCCCACGGCCGACCGTGGCTCGCCAGCCTCCACGGCACCGACCAGACCGAGACCGTCACCATCGACGCCTCGAAGCTCACCGCCGGCACCCACTACGTCGCGTCCACCGACCCCACCCAGCCCTACAGCCGCGTCCTGTCCGGCGTCCCCCTCGGCAAGATCACCGCGTCGGGCCTGTACGGGCCGTACGACCCGGCCGCCGCCGACGGCCGCCAGATCCTCGCCGGACTCGTCTTCGACGAAGCCCTGTTCGCGCCGGGCCAGCCGAAGATCCCCTGCGCCCTGCTGTGGCACGGCTCCGCCCGCGCCTCCAAGATCCCCGGTGGCATCGACGTCACCAAGATCACGGCCTCCCCCGCCGGCGCCCTGATCCGCTGGGGGGCCTGA
- a CDS encoding ParB/RepB/Spo0J family partition protein: MAKQLKMTQIHANPNQPREYFDETKMKELVASVKEHGVMTAIEVRRRPQGGYEIVMGERRYRANLVAGNPTIPAEIVTVASDIKAFRRSMAENVNRADMTPLEEGRGYRRILTEDTNDDGSALTEADVAKSFGKSVRYIKIRLQLLDLIPAVQHHLTHGHIGTAAAHRISELKPENQQAVITKWAQGGEGGKPMDENTLLHFAHQVREQERQPSMFDIAELSEEEKAERVAVQKGTRNKLDQIERVRALLEELAKTPVEDLATALEGQLSTRLEQLERTAKSLQDAKFQIRQAKALADAKEIVTSSAAEAPNLAEPDDEQDQPQPADLDAEFADMLAQVVAEGATAEAENEADAPADETSVPVAA; the protein is encoded by the coding sequence ATGGCCAAGCAGCTCAAGATGACCCAGATCCACGCCAACCCGAACCAGCCGCGCGAGTACTTCGACGAGACGAAGATGAAGGAGCTCGTCGCCTCCGTGAAGGAGCACGGCGTGATGACCGCGATCGAGGTCCGCCGGCGCCCCCAGGGCGGCTACGAGATCGTCATGGGCGAGCGCCGCTACCGTGCCAACCTGGTGGCCGGCAACCCCACCATCCCGGCCGAGATCGTCACCGTCGCCTCCGACATCAAGGCGTTCCGCCGGTCCATGGCCGAGAACGTCAACCGCGCCGACATGACGCCGCTGGAGGAGGGCCGGGGCTACCGGCGCATCCTCACCGAGGACACCAACGACGACGGCAGCGCGCTCACCGAGGCCGACGTGGCGAAGTCCTTCGGCAAGTCCGTCCGCTACATCAAGATCCGCCTCCAGCTGCTCGACCTGATCCCCGCCGTCCAGCACCACCTGACCCACGGCCACATCGGCACCGCCGCCGCCCACCGCATCTCCGAGCTCAAGCCCGAGAACCAGCAGGCCGTCATCACCAAGTGGGCCCAGGGCGGCGAGGGCGGCAAGCCGATGGACGAGAACACCCTGCTGCACTTCGCCCACCAGGTCCGCGAGCAGGAGCGCCAGCCCAGCATGTTCGACATCGCTGAGCTGAGCGAGGAGGAGAAGGCGGAGCGGGTCGCCGTCCAGAAGGGCACCCGCAACAAGCTCGACCAGATCGAGCGGGTCCGCGCCCTGCTGGAGGAGCTGGCCAAGACCCCCGTCGAGGACCTGGCCACCGCCCTGGAGGGCCAGCTGAGCACCCGCCTGGAGCAGCTGGAGCGCACCGCCAAGAGCCTCCAGGACGCCAAGTTCCAGATCCGGCAGGCCAAGGCCCTCGCGGACGCCAAGGAGATCGTCACCTCCAGCGCGGCCGAGGCCCCCAACCTGGCCGAGCCCGACGACGAGCAGGACCAGCCGCAGCCCGCCGACCTCGACGCCGAGTTCGCCGACATGCTGGCCCAGGTCGTGGCCGAGGGCGCGACCGCCGAGGCCGAGAACGAGGCCGACGCTCCCGCCGACGAGACCTCGGTGCCCGTCGCGGCCTGA